Proteins co-encoded in one Haloarcula sp. DT43 genomic window:
- a CDS encoding MBL fold metallo-hydrolase yields the protein MTVRHDGLTVDWLGYATLRFAGDDTVVYVDPGRYGVLTGEWEPHSDGIGHPPSSDYRPEDGDVVCVTHVHHYDPDGIERVASEDATVVAYEGIDERVGDRDLPPLSSLPYDVVEVGMKSQTTVGDVPIWSTPAYNEPDGPHTLPDGTPYHPEGFGCGFMIAVEGIRAFYPGDSDVLPGHRTLDVSLLCPPIGPRATMDRHEAAALAATIDPDLVLPVHYNTFSNLEADSREFAADVAEAGVPVVLDEQ from the coding sequence ATGACAGTTCGACACGACGGGCTGACCGTCGACTGGCTGGGGTACGCCACGCTCCGGTTCGCCGGCGACGACACGGTCGTGTACGTCGACCCGGGCCGGTACGGCGTGCTCACCGGCGAGTGGGAGCCACACAGCGACGGCATCGGCCACCCGCCGAGCAGCGACTACCGACCGGAGGACGGCGACGTGGTGTGCGTGACACACGTCCACCACTACGACCCCGACGGCATCGAGCGGGTCGCGAGCGAGGACGCGACAGTCGTCGCCTACGAGGGCATCGACGAACGGGTCGGCGACCGGGACCTCCCGCCGCTGTCCTCGCTCCCGTACGACGTCGTCGAGGTCGGGATGAAATCGCAGACGACGGTCGGCGACGTCCCCATCTGGTCGACGCCGGCGTACAACGAGCCGGACGGCCCGCACACGCTCCCCGACGGCACGCCCTACCACCCGGAGGGCTTCGGCTGTGGCTTCATGATAGCCGTCGAGGGGATCCGGGCGTTCTACCCCGGCGATTCGGACGTGCTGCCCGGCCACCGGACGCTCGACGTCTCGCTGCTGTGTCCGCCCATCGGCCCGCGGGCGACGATGGACCGCCACGAGGCCGCCGCCCTGGCCGCGACCATCGACCCGGACCTCGTCCTCCCGGTCCACTACAACACCTTCTCGAACCTCGAAGCCGACTCACGCGAGTTCGCCGCCGACGTGGCCGAGGCCGGCGTCCCGGTCGTGCTGGACGAGCAGTGA